From the genome of Methanobrevibacter smithii ATCC 35061, one region includes:
- a CDS encoding fumarate hydratase gives MDIIEDVSNAIIKASTNLSEDKFNALKKAISVEDNENALWALNQILENYKVASKTKFPLCDDTGIPHVIIEIGEKREITGELIAQINEGIERGLNNLPARPMAVKGNDVERIEQSKGLYNRPGQMKAASFLIDSFSEDSTYKRNISPDTLNIHFILEGGGPEIRAKTYRVYHKRSIENVIGTAIGWLSESLKMLGCTPSVPAVGIGRTHYEASSLLLKSIVYGNLDSQSDLENYVTQKLNETNIGPLGFGGKTTVLGSFVNVGNQRASGVRIVSVRPSCFVEPRVATLHL, from the coding sequence ATGGATATCATAGAAGATGTTTCAAATGCAATAATTAAAGCCAGTACAAATCTCTCTGAAGATAAATTCAATGCATTAAAAAAAGCCATTTCTGTTGAAGATAATGAAAATGCTTTGTGGGCTTTAAATCAAATTTTAGAAAATTATAAAGTAGCCAGTAAGACCAAATTCCCTTTATGTGATGATACAGGAATTCCTCATGTAATCATTGAAATAGGTGAAAAAAGAGAAATCACAGGGGAGTTAATAGCTCAGATTAATGAGGGAATTGAAAGAGGATTAAATAATTTGCCTGCCCGCCCTATGGCTGTTAAAGGTAATGATGTTGAGCGAATTGAACAATCAAAAGGATTGTATAACCGTCCTGGGCAGATGAAAGCAGCATCCTTTTTAATAGATTCTTTCAGTGAGGATTCAACATATAAAAGAAATATTTCTCCGGACACTTTAAACATCCATTTTATACTGGAAGGAGGAGGTCCTGAAATAAGGGCAAAGACATATAGGGTATATCATAAAAGATCAATTGAAAATGTAATTGGTACAGCTATCGGCTGGTTAAGCGAATCACTTAAAATGTTGGGATGCACTCCTTCTGTTCCTGCTGTTGGTATTGGCCGTACACATTATGAGGCATCATCATTACTGTTAAAATCAATTGTTTATGGAAATTTAGATTCCCAAAGCGATTTGGAAAATTATGTAACTCAGAAATTAAACGAAACAAATATCGGACCATTGGGTTTTGGTGGAAAAACCACAGTTTTAGGTTCATTTGTTAATGTAGGTAATCAAAGGGCAAGCGGTGTTAGAATTGTTTCAGTCAGACCTTCCTGTTTTGTAGAACCGAGAGTTGCAACATTACATTTATAA